The following DNA comes from Arthrobacter sp. SLBN-83.
TGGACGAACTCGCTTCCGTGGGGGGCAGACATCAAGATTACCAGCCGGCGTCCGGCAGCCGGATTTGCCGGCGGCGTGCGTGGACACCATTCCGGGACGGACCCTAGGCTGGCGCTATGAAGCTGACCAAATACACCCATGCCTGTGTCCGGCTCGAGAAGGAAGGCGGCGTCCTGGTCCTTGATCCGGGCACGTTCTCCGAATCCGCCGAGGCACTGGAAGGAGCCCAGGCCGTCCTGGTGACCCACGAACACGCAGACCACCTTGACACCGAGGCGGTGGTGGAAGCGCTGCAAAAGGACAAGGACCTGGCGCTGTATGCGCCCGAGGGCGTCGCGGGCCAGCTGCGCGGGGAAGCTCCGGACGCAGCGGACAGGATCCACGCGGTGGAACCGGGATCGTCGTTCCAGGCTGCCGGCTTCGACATCCGCAGCTTCGGCGGCCAGCATGCCCTGATCCACCCCCAAATTCCCATGGTGGCCAACATCGGCTTCCTGGTGGATGGCAACGTTTACCACCCGGGGGA
Coding sequences within:
- a CDS encoding MBL fold metallo-hydrolase; protein product: MKLTKYTHACVRLEKEGGVLVLDPGTFSESAEALEGAQAVLVTHEHADHLDTEAVVEALQKDKDLALYAPEGVAGQLRGEAPDAADRIHAVEPGSSFQAAGFDIRSFGGQHALIHPQIPMVANIGFLVDGNVYHPGDSFIIPDGLEVQTLLVPLHAPWSKSAEVVDFVIGVRAPRAFQIHDGLLNDNGLGIVEGHVKRIGAKYGTEYRHLAPRESVEV